The following coding sequences lie in one Phycisphaerae bacterium genomic window:
- the def gene encoding peptide deformylase translates to MVTSSLPTRIIEYPDPRLRRKAARVEVFDGKLEALVKRMLELMHEERGVGLAAPQVGVSRRLFVYNPTGEPQDDAVLVNPELADLTELIEAEEGCLSVPDVRVSIRRARRCKLRGQDLSGRCVELAGEGLVARIWQHEIDHLDGKLIVDRMDGADKIANKKAIGDLESRYRRASAKR, encoded by the coding sequence ATGGTAACGAGTTCTCTCCCAACGAGGATCATCGAGTACCCTGACCCTCGTCTGCGGCGTAAGGCCGCTCGGGTGGAGGTCTTCGATGGGAAGCTTGAGGCCCTGGTCAAGCGGATGCTGGAGCTGATGCACGAGGAGCGGGGCGTGGGACTGGCGGCTCCTCAGGTGGGCGTATCTCGTCGATTGTTCGTCTACAACCCGACTGGGGAGCCGCAGGATGATGCCGTTTTGGTGAATCCGGAGCTGGCGGACCTCACCGAGCTGATCGAGGCGGAGGAGGGCTGTCTGTCCGTCCCGGACGTCAGGGTGAGCATCCGGCGGGCACGGCGGTGCAAGCTTCGGGGTCAGGATCTCTCCGGACGTTGCGTGGAACTAGCGGGCGAGGGTCTTGTCGCCCGCATCTGGCAGCATGAGATTGATCATCTCGACGGCAAGCTCATTGTGGATCGCATGGATGGGGCCGACAAGATCGCCAACAAGAAGGCCATCGGGGATTTGGAGAGCCGGTATCGCCGGGCCTCTGCCAAGCGGTGA
- the lexA gene encoding transcriptional repressor LexA, which translates to MTLIRDFQRKNGYSPTMQELADVLDVSKVTVFEHVGALEKKGLLRHSRHRARSLELTSRVEFPDEPSSRLRMVGHIAAGLPIEAIENEETVDLGEVFHAPRGAFVLKVRGDSMIDEQIRDGDLVVVERRESARDGETVVALLPDGEATLKKFYREKNRVRLQPANSAYEPIYVRNIQIQGVVIGVIRTYR; encoded by the coding sequence TTGACGCTGATCCGCGATTTTCAGCGCAAGAATGGCTATTCCCCGACGATGCAAGAATTGGCCGATGTCCTCGACGTCAGCAAGGTTACCGTGTTCGAGCACGTGGGCGCTCTCGAAAAGAAGGGGCTCTTGCGTCATTCGCGACACAGGGCACGCTCTTTGGAGCTTACGTCGCGGGTGGAGTTCCCGGATGAGCCGAGTTCGCGGCTTCGGATGGTCGGGCACATCGCAGCGGGCTTGCCGATCGAAGCGATCGAGAACGAAGAGACGGTTGACCTGGGAGAGGTGTTTCACGCGCCGCGAGGGGCGTTTGTGCTGAAGGTTCGCGGCGATAGCATGATTGACGAGCAGATTCGTGATGGTGACCTGGTTGTGGTCGAGCGCCGCGAGTCGGCCCGTGACGGAGAAACGGTGGTAGCGCTTCTGCCGGATGGGGAGGCAACGCTCAAGAAGTTCTATCGAGAGAAGAATCGCGTTCGGTTGCAGCCTGCAAACTCGGCCTACGAGCCGATTTATGTCCGGAATATCCAGATTCAAGGTGTGGTGATTGGCGTCATACGCACCTATCGGTGA
- the cdaA gene encoding diadenylate cyclase CdaA, producing MDFRDYLNSLMRPDLYGLPTIGFEMLLIGIVVYSVLRFLHGTRGARLLQGMLILLVLGFLVVTFLAEKFNLDRIMVLYRPLVWTVFLAALVVFQPELRRGLMRLGETRWRRDRLSEIERVVRPVTAACVQFSKNKIGALIAIERDVGLANIVEQGVRLDARLSPELLNAIFWPGTALHDLGVIIQRDRIAAAACPFPLGDAEGVDRSMGSRHRAAIGLSQDSDAVVVVVSEETGSISIAENGRLYAHIAPEMLGGVLSRHLARTRARPEGAEEGGLEPVVSAPVGEGPVAVAGVREESRGESGGDGRGSGDGGKLGETPIAPGAAPAVDVATGKRPPEAAPA from the coding sequence ATGGACTTTCGCGACTATCTCAACAGCTTGATGCGCCCGGACTTGTATGGGTTGCCCACCATCGGCTTCGAGATGCTGTTGATCGGGATCGTGGTCTACTCGGTACTACGGTTTCTGCACGGAACGCGTGGGGCTCGACTTCTGCAGGGCATGCTCATCCTGCTGGTTCTCGGCTTTTTGGTGGTGACATTCCTGGCCGAGAAGTTCAATCTTGACAGGATCATGGTGCTCTATCGGCCATTGGTCTGGACGGTGTTCCTTGCAGCCCTGGTTGTATTTCAGCCGGAGCTTCGTCGGGGTCTGATGCGTCTGGGAGAGACTCGCTGGCGGCGGGACCGGCTGAGTGAGATCGAGCGGGTAGTGCGGCCGGTGACGGCGGCGTGTGTTCAGTTCTCCAAGAACAAGATCGGGGCGCTGATCGCCATTGAGCGGGACGTGGGGCTCGCCAACATCGTCGAGCAGGGGGTTCGGCTGGACGCCCGGCTGTCGCCGGAGCTGCTGAATGCCATTTTCTGGCCGGGAACGGCCTTGCATGATCTCGGGGTGATCATTCAGCGTGATCGGATTGCCGCCGCGGCCTGCCCGTTTCCGTTGGGCGACGCGGAGGGCGTGGACCGGTCGATGGGCAGTCGGCACCGGGCGGCCATTGGACTGAGCCAGGACTCAGACGCGGTGGTGGTTGTGGTCAGTGAGGAGACCGGTTCGATCTCGATCGCGGAGAACGGCCGACTCTACGCTCACATCGCCCCGGAGATGCTCGGCGGGGTGCTGAGTCGCCACCTGGCCCGGACGCGAGCCAGACCTGAGGGGGCAGAAGAGGGGGGGCTGGAGCCGGTCGTCAGTGCTCCGGTTGGCGAAGGGCCGGTCGCGGTCGCCGGTGTTCGGGAAGAGAGTCGTGGAGAGTCCGGTGGTGACGGTCGAGGTTCGGGTGACGGGGGCAAGCTTGGTGAAACGCCGATCGCACCCGGTGCCGCGCCGGCCGTGGATGTCGCGACTGGAAAGCGCCCCCCGGAGGCGGCTCCGGCATGA